In a genomic window of Streptomyces katrae:
- a CDS encoding HGxxPAAW family protein produces MAGTSHGHTPAAWTGVVISFIGFCVAGAFMVIANPVGFWAGIGVVALGGVVGLAMKAAGMGMPKPAHEDLAEVIAAKQLAAKA; encoded by the coding sequence ATGGCGGGCACGAGCCACGGACACACCCCGGCCGCCTGGACCGGTGTCGTCATTTCCTTCATCGGTTTCTGCGTCGCCGGCGCCTTCATGGTGATCGCGAACCCGGTCGGGTTCTGGGCGGGCATCGGCGTCGTCGCCCTCGGCGGTGTCGTCGGCCTCGCGATGAAGGCCGCGGGCATGGGCATGCCGAAGCCGGCTCACGAGGACCTCGCCGAGGTCATCGCCGCCAAGCAGCTCGCCGCGAAGGCCTGA
- a CDS encoding TIGR02234 family membrane protein has product MGYVSAVPLSPNADAPESGSGRRTVAVALLLGALGATVVLLASGRVWARGSAAVGGGSLPLTADGRAVTGLPAALAIVGLAALVAVFAVRGRGRLLVSALLALSGLGAALSAVAAADDRRALDERAAVATADTAARVVELSHTAWPYITAAGAALILLAGLLALRFGRNWPAMGGRYERDGSPRRRTPAAVDPDRPEDLWKALDRGEDPTG; this is encoded by the coding sequence GTGGGGTACGTGAGTGCCGTACCCCTGTCCCCGAACGCCGACGCCCCCGAGAGCGGATCGGGCCGCCGCACGGTGGCCGTCGCCCTGCTGCTCGGCGCGCTCGGCGCCACCGTCGTCCTGCTCGCCTCCGGCCGCGTCTGGGCCCGGGGCAGCGCCGCCGTCGGGGGCGGTTCGCTCCCGCTGACCGCCGACGGGCGGGCCGTCACCGGCCTCCCGGCGGCCCTGGCCATCGTCGGCCTCGCGGCCCTGGTCGCGGTGTTCGCCGTACGGGGCCGGGGGCGGCTGCTGGTCTCGGCGCTGCTCGCGCTGAGCGGCCTGGGCGCCGCGCTGTCGGCCGTGGCCGCCGCCGACGACCGCCGGGCGCTGGACGAGCGGGCCGCCGTCGCGACCGCCGACACCGCCGCACGGGTGGTGGAGCTCAGCCATACGGCCTGGCCCTACATCACGGCCGCGGGCGCGGCCCTGATCCTGCTCGCCGGGCTGCTGGCGCTGCGCTTCGGCCGCAACTGGCCCGCGATGGGAGGCCGCTACGAGCGCGACGGCAGCCCCCGGCGGCGTACGCCCGCGGCGGTGGACCCGGACCGGCCGGAGGACCTGTGGAAGGCTCTGGACCGGGGCGAGGACCCCACCGGCTGA
- a CDS encoding DUF2752 domain-containing protein, translated as MSGENQRVDASCTPPGPARQGPQPVPAPAGASRARRSAAPVLTLAGAVAAFAYVGAVDPNQPGHYPVCPLFRLTGVLCPGCGGLRSAHAFARGDLVTALGDNALAVAGYLVFAGFTALWLVRAFRGGPVPRIVLGPVWWWVVGTLALAFTIVRNLPIGSALAP; from the coding sequence ATGAGCGGAGAGAATCAGCGGGTGGACGCCTCCTGCACTCCCCCCGGCCCGGCCCGGCAGGGCCCGCAGCCGGTTCCGGCCCCCGCGGGGGCGTCCCGGGCGCGGCGGTCGGCCGCTCCGGTGCTCACCCTGGCCGGGGCCGTGGCCGCCTTCGCGTACGTGGGCGCCGTGGACCCCAACCAGCCCGGCCACTACCCGGTCTGCCCGCTGTTCCGGCTGACCGGCGTCCTGTGCCCCGGCTGCGGCGGGCTGCGCAGCGCGCACGCCTTCGCCCGGGGGGACCTGGTCACGGCCCTCGGGGACAACGCCCTGGCCGTCGCCGGCTACCTCGTCTTCGCGGGGTTCACGGCGCTGTGGCTGGTACGGGCCTTCCGCGGCGGTCCCGTGCCCCGGATCGTCCTGGGGCCCGTCTGGTGGTGGGTGGTGGGGACGCTGGCGCTGGCTTTCACGATCGTCCGGAACCTACCGATCGGTTCCGCTTTGGCCCCCTGA
- the trpM gene encoding tryptophan biosynthesis modulator TrpM yields the protein MAPSRPSVRTRPGHGPAGVPTAHAPLARGCRPRGCRAPARRVHGRRVRYVIGSEPGQVNGMRWRGGAAS from the coding sequence ATGGCCCCCTCCCGCCCCTCCGTCCGCACCCGCCCGGGCCACGGCCCGGCCGGCGTGCCGACGGCGCACGCGCCCCTGGCGCGCGGCTGCCGCCCCCGCGGCTGCCGCGCCCCGGCCCGGCGCGTCCACGGGCGGCGGGTGCGCTACGTGATCGGCTCCGAGCCCGGTCAGGTCAACGGCATGCGATGGCGCGGCGGAGCCGCGTCGTGA
- the trpB gene encoding tryptophan synthase subunit beta has protein sequence MSTSSFFIPDPEGSVPNAEGYFGDFGGKFIPEALVAAVDEVAVEYEKAKGDPAFAAELNDLMVNYTGRPSALTEVPRFAEHAGGARIFLKREDLNHTGSHKINNVLGQALLTKRMGKTRVIAETGAGQHGVATATACALFGLECTIYMGEIDTQRQALNVARMRMLGAEVIAVKSGSRTLKDAINEAFRDWVANVDRTHYLFGTVAGPHPFPAMVRDFHRVIGVEARRQILERAGRLPDAVAACVGGGSNAIGLFHAFIPDADVRLVGFEPAGHGVETGEHAATLTAGEPGILHGSRSYVLQDEEGQITEPYSISAGLDYPGIGPEHSYLKDSGRGEYRAVTDDAAMQALRLLSRTEGIIPAIESAHALAGALDLGKELGPDGLIVVNLSGRGDKDMDTAARYFGLYDGTEPEGENK, from the coding sequence ATGTCCACCAGCTCGTTCTTCATCCCGGACCCGGAAGGCTCCGTCCCCAACGCCGAGGGCTACTTCGGCGACTTCGGCGGCAAGTTCATCCCGGAGGCCCTCGTCGCCGCCGTGGACGAGGTCGCCGTCGAGTACGAGAAGGCCAAGGGCGACCCCGCCTTCGCCGCCGAGCTCAACGACCTCATGGTCAACTACACGGGCCGTCCCAGCGCCCTGACCGAGGTCCCCCGCTTCGCCGAGCACGCCGGCGGCGCCCGGATCTTCCTCAAGCGCGAGGACCTCAACCACACCGGCTCGCACAAGATCAACAACGTGCTGGGCCAGGCGCTGCTCACCAAGCGCATGGGCAAGACCCGCGTCATCGCCGAGACCGGCGCCGGCCAGCACGGCGTCGCCACCGCCACCGCCTGCGCCCTCTTCGGCCTCGAGTGCACCATCTACATGGGCGAGATCGACACCCAGCGCCAGGCGCTGAACGTCGCCCGCATGCGGATGCTCGGCGCCGAGGTCATCGCCGTGAAGTCCGGCTCCCGGACCCTCAAGGACGCCATCAACGAGGCCTTCCGCGACTGGGTCGCCAACGTGGACCGCACCCACTACCTCTTCGGCACCGTCGCCGGCCCGCACCCCTTCCCGGCCATGGTCCGCGACTTCCACCGGGTCATCGGCGTCGAGGCCCGCCGCCAGATCCTGGAGCGCGCCGGACGCCTCCCCGACGCCGTCGCCGCCTGCGTCGGCGGCGGCTCCAACGCCATCGGGCTCTTCCACGCCTTCATCCCCGACGCCGATGTCCGCCTCGTCGGCTTCGAGCCCGCCGGGCACGGCGTCGAGACCGGCGAGCACGCGGCCACCCTGACCGCGGGCGAGCCCGGCATCCTGCACGGCTCCCGCTCCTACGTCCTCCAGGACGAGGAGGGCCAGATCACCGAGCCCTACTCCATCTCCGCCGGCCTGGACTACCCCGGCATCGGCCCCGAGCACTCCTACCTCAAGGACAGCGGCCGCGGCGAGTACCGCGCCGTCACCGACGACGCGGCCATGCAGGCCCTGCGCCTGCTGTCGCGCACCGAGGGCATCATCCCGGCGATCGAGTCGGCCCACGCCCTCGCGGGCGCCCTCGACCTGGGCAAGGAACTGGGCCCCGACGGCCTGATCGTGGTCAACCTGTCCGGCCGCGGCGACAAGGACATGGACACGGCGGCCCGCTACTTCGGGCTGTACGACGGCACGGAGCCCGAGGGGGAGAACAAGTGA
- the trpC gene encoding indole-3-glycerol phosphate synthase TrpC — MSVLDEIIEGVREDLAERQARVSLDELKERAAKAPQAKDGVAALRGDGVKVICEVKRSSPSKGALAAIADPAGLAADYEAGGAAVISVLTEQRRFGGSLADLEAVRARVDVPILRKDFIVTAYQLWEARAYGADLVLLIVAALDQEALVSLIERAESIGLTPLVEVHDEEEIERAVAAGAKIIGVNARNLKDLKVDRSTFERVVGEIPPHIVKVAESGVRGPHDLIAYANEGADAVLVGESLVTGRDPKAAVADLVAAGAHPALRHGRS, encoded by the coding sequence GTGAGTGTGCTCGACGAGATCATCGAAGGGGTCCGCGAAGACCTTGCCGAACGGCAGGCCCGCGTGAGCCTCGACGAGCTCAAGGAGCGTGCCGCCAAGGCGCCCCAGGCCAAGGACGGCGTCGCAGCCCTGCGCGGCGACGGCGTCAAGGTGATCTGCGAGGTCAAGCGCTCCAGCCCCTCCAAGGGCGCGCTGGCCGCGATCGCAGACCCGGCCGGGCTCGCCGCCGACTACGAGGCGGGCGGTGCGGCGGTCATCTCCGTCCTCACCGAGCAGCGCCGTTTCGGCGGCTCGCTGGCCGACCTGGAGGCCGTCCGCGCCCGCGTCGACGTCCCGATCCTGCGCAAGGACTTCATCGTCACGGCGTACCAGCTGTGGGAGGCCCGCGCCTACGGCGCCGACCTCGTGCTGCTGATCGTGGCGGCGCTGGACCAGGAAGCCCTCGTCTCCCTCATCGAGCGGGCCGAGTCCATCGGCCTCACCCCGCTCGTGGAGGTCCACGACGAGGAGGAGATCGAGCGGGCCGTCGCCGCCGGTGCCAAGATCATCGGCGTCAACGCACGCAACCTCAAGGACCTCAAGGTCGACCGCTCCACCTTCGAGCGCGTCGTCGGAGAGATCCCGCCCCACATCGTGAAGGTCGCCGAATCCGGGGTCCGCGGACCCCACGACCTGATCGCCTACGCCAACGAGGGCGCCGACGCCGTCCTCGTCGGCGAGTCCCTGGTCACCGGACGCGACCCGAAGGCGGCCGTGGCCGACCTCGTCGCCGCCGGCGCCCACCCCGCCCTGCGCCACGGGCGGAGCTGA